One window from the genome of Cystobacter ferrugineus encodes:
- a CDS encoding anthranilate synthase component II, which translates to MILVIDNYDSFTFNLVQLLYTLGAEVQVARNDEIDAEGVAASGASHLVVSPGPCTPNEAGVSMAAIRGAKVPVLGVCLGHQSIGAVFGGQVVRAPEPVHGKTVSVRHSGQSIFTGMPMGFQAARYHSLVVDAPSLPAELEATAWSPEGLIMGLRHRERPVVGVQFHPESVLTPEGPRLVRNFLDGRF; encoded by the coding sequence GTGATCCTCGTCATCGACAACTACGACTCGTTCACCTTCAACCTCGTGCAGCTTCTCTACACGCTGGGTGCCGAGGTGCAGGTGGCTCGCAACGACGAGATCGACGCCGAGGGTGTGGCGGCCTCGGGCGCGTCGCACCTGGTGGTGTCGCCCGGGCCGTGCACGCCCAACGAGGCCGGGGTGAGCATGGCGGCCATCCGCGGCGCCAAGGTGCCCGTGCTCGGCGTCTGTCTGGGGCACCAGTCCATCGGCGCCGTGTTCGGCGGCCAGGTGGTGCGCGCCCCCGAGCCCGTGCACGGCAAGACGGTGTCCGTGCGCCACTCGGGCCAGAGCATCTTCACGGGCATGCCCATGGGCTTCCAGGCGGCTCGCTACCACTCGCTGGTGGTGGATGCGCCGAGCCTGCCCGCGGAGCTGGAGGCCACGGCCTGGTCTCCCGAGGGCCTCATCATGGGCCTGCGCCACCGCGAGCGGCCCGTGGTGGGCGTGCAGTTCCACCCCGAGAGCGTGCTCACTCCCGAGGGGCCCAGGCTCGTGCGCAACTTCCTCGACGGCCGCTTCTGA